Proteins from one Dermacentor variabilis isolate Ectoservices chromosome 1, ASM5094787v1, whole genome shotgun sequence genomic window:
- the Cisd2 gene encoding CDGSH iron sulfur domain 2: MSTKESVLPYLPWLGTAAALGIAFLAYRSYGKAKGRVNLQIDMTNPKIVNSVDIEDIGNKAVFCRCWKSKKFPYCDGSHNKHNEECGDNVGPLIVKRKDA; the protein is encoded by the exons GCACTAAGGAGTCCGTCCTGCCCTACTTGCCATGGCTTGGCACGGCAGCTGCATTAGGCATTGCCTTCCTTGCCTATAGGTCATACGGCAAGGCAAAGGGACGTGTTAACTTGCAAATCGACATGACTAACCCCAAGATTGTTAATTCCGTTGACATCGAGGACATTGGAAACAAAGCTGTATTCTGTCGTTGCTGGAAGTCGAAGAAG tttcctTATTGTGATGGATCACACAACAAACACAATGAAGAATGTGGTGACAACGTTGGCCCTTTAATTGTCAAACGAAAGGATGCCTGA